A section of the Malus sylvestris chromosome 17, drMalSylv7.2, whole genome shotgun sequence genome encodes:
- the LOC126611526 gene encoding protein GLUTAMINE DUMPER 1-like, producing MRPSAGNPTTAATGHYAIFRNRNSPTPYLFGGLAVMLGLVAVALLILACSFHRPSTSSRSRSSDQDQKPTRPVDTEAGDYEPKILVIMAGEKTPTCLANPISCPTSLSHAPI from the coding sequence ATGAGGCCTTCAGCTGGAAACCCCACCACTGCAGCTACTGGCCACTACGCCATATTCAGAAACAGGAATTCTCCGACTCCATACCTCTTCGGAGGCCTAGCAGTCATGTTGGGGCTCGTCGCGGTAGCGCTGCTGATTCTTGCTTGCTCCTTTCACAGACCCTCCACCAGTTCAAGAAGCAGAAGTAGTGATCAAGATCAGAAACCAACTAGACCAGTGGACACAGAGGCTGGAGATTATGAACCCAAAATTCTTGTCATAATGGCTGGAGAGAAAACACCAACATGCTTGGCAAACCCCATCTCATGTCCTACTAGTCTCTCTCATGCACCAATATGA
- the LOC126609565 gene encoding zinc finger protein CONSTANS-LIKE 2-like, whose product MLKEDQSNGTATANNWARVCDTCQAAACTVYCRADSAYLCSGCDATIHAANRVASRHERVWVCEACERAPAAFLCKADAASLCTACDADIHSANPLARRHQRVPILPISGCLYSSQATEQGEMGVAVSAGAETEDGFLSQEGDDTIYEEDEDEAASWLLLNPVKNNNNNNNTNTQNNGFFFGAEVDEYLDLVEYNTCADQNNQFTDHHQQHDQQQQQQYGVPYKNYGGDSVVPIHQHGEVGKAHQPQKQSFHQLGLEYESSKAAYSYNGSLSHSVSVSSMDVGVVPDSTMSDISISHPRTPKGTIDLFSGPTIQMPTQLSPMDREARVLRYREKKKTRKFEKTIRYASRKAYAETRPRIKGRFAKRTEMEVEVDQMFATSLMAENGYGIVPSF is encoded by the exons ATGTTGAAGGAAGATCAGAGCAATGGCACTGCTACCGCCAACAACTGGGCTCGTGTTTGTGATACGTGCCAGGCAGCAGCATGCACGGTGTACTGTCGTGCAGACTCCGCGTACCTCTGCTCGGGCTGCGATGCCACCATTCATGCTGCCAATCGCGTGGCGTCGCGCCATGAGCGCGTGTGGGTCTGTGAGGCCTGCGAGCGTGCTCCGGCCGCTTTCCTGTGCAAAGCGGATGCAGCCTCGCTCTGCACTGCCTGCGACGCGGACATCCATTCCGCCAATCCTCTAGCGAGGCGTCACCAGCGCGTCCCCATCCTGCCCATCTCCGGTTGCTTGTACAGCTCTCAGGCAACCGAACAAGGCGAGATGGGAGTGGCTGTGTCTGCTGGGGCGGAGACAGAAGATGGGTTCCTGAGCCAGGAAGGAGATGATACCATTTATGAGGAAGATGAGGATGAGGCAGCATCTTGGTTGTTGCTCAACCCGGtgaaaaacaacaacaacaataacaacacaAACACTCAGAATAATGGGTTTTTCTTTGGAGCGGAAGTTGATGAGTATTTGGATCTTGTGGAGTACAACACATGTGCTGATCAGAATAATCAGTTCACTGATCATCATCAGCAGCATGaccagcagcagcaacaacaataTGGGGTCCCATACAAGAACTATGGAGGAGATAGTGTTGTGCCAATTCATCAGCATGGAGAAGTAGGGAAAGCTCACCAGCCGCAGAAGCAAAGTTTTCATCAGTTGGGTTTGGAGTATGAGTCCTCAAAAGCTGCATACAGTTACAATGGTTCGCTAAGTCACAGT GTTTCTGTTTCATCCATGGATGTTGGAGTTGTACCGGATTCAACAATGAGCGATATCTCAATTTCGCACCCGAGAACTCCCAAAGGAACTATTGACCTTTTCAGTGGACCTACCATTCAAATGCCAACCCAACTAAGTCCAATGGACAGGGAGGCCAGGGTCCTAAGGtacagagagaagaaaaagacgaggaagtttgagaaaacaatccggtatgcctcaaggaagGCCTACGCCGAGACCAGACCCCGAATCAAGGGCCGGTTTGCAAAGCGAACTGAAATGGAAGTTGAAGTCGACCAGATGTTCGCCACATCGCTGATGGCGGAAAATGGATATGGCATTGTTCCATCATTCTAA